From a single Sinomonas atrocyanea genomic region:
- the uvrB gene encoding excinuclease ABC subunit UvrB produces the protein MSLAQEINRVVAPFEVISEYQPAGDQPTAIAEIAERIQNGEKDVVLLGATGTGKSATTAWVIEKLQRPTLVMVQNKTLAAQLANEFRELLPNNAVEYFVSYYDYYQPEAYVPQSDTYIEKDSSINEEVERLRHSATNALLTRRDVVVVATVSCIYGLGTPEEYVAGMVTLRRGMEMDRDALLRRFVAMQYVRNDMDFHRGTFRVRGDTVEIIPMYEEQALRIEFFGDEIESIHTLHPLTGEVIREETEMYVFPASHYVAGPERMAKAIQGIEDELAERLQLLESQNKLVEAQRLRMRTTYDLEMMQQMGFCNGIENYSRHIDGRGPGTAPHCLLDYFPDDFLLVIDESHVTVPQIGAMYEGDMSRKRTLVEHGFRLPSAMDNRPLKWDEFLERIGQTIYLSATPGKYELGKADGVVQQIIRPTGLVDPEVVVKPTKGQIDDLLGEIRDRVERDERVLVTTLTKRMAEDLTEYLLGHGVKVQYLHSDVDTLRRVELLRELRLGTFDVLVGINLLREGLDLPEVSLVSILDADKEGFLRSATSLIQTIGRAARNVSGQVHMYADRITDSMAQAIDETNRRREIQMAFNKERGIDPQPLRKRIADITDQLAREDQDTEKLIKQFDYGKGKRGYSAAKAVATGQETVRKDGVAAAPAEDLIGLIEQLTEQMHGAAAELQFELAARLRDEVADLKKELRQMQAAGHA, from the coding sequence ATGAGCCTTGCCCAGGAGATCAACCGCGTCGTCGCGCCCTTCGAGGTGATCAGCGAGTACCAGCCGGCGGGTGATCAGCCGACCGCGATCGCCGAGATCGCCGAACGCATCCAGAACGGCGAGAAGGACGTGGTGCTCCTCGGCGCCACCGGCACCGGCAAGAGCGCCACGACAGCCTGGGTGATCGAGAAGCTCCAGCGCCCGACCCTCGTGATGGTGCAGAACAAGACCCTCGCGGCGCAGCTCGCCAACGAATTCCGCGAGCTCCTGCCCAACAACGCCGTCGAGTACTTCGTCTCCTACTACGACTACTACCAGCCCGAGGCCTACGTGCCGCAGTCGGACACCTACATCGAGAAGGACTCCTCGATCAACGAGGAGGTCGAGCGGTTGCGCCACTCGGCGACGAACGCGCTGCTCACGCGCCGCGATGTGGTCGTCGTCGCGACCGTCTCGTGCATCTACGGCCTGGGCACGCCCGAGGAGTACGTCGCCGGGATGGTCACCCTGCGGCGCGGGATGGAGATGGACCGGGACGCGCTCCTGCGGCGGTTCGTCGCGATGCAGTACGTGCGCAACGACATGGACTTCCACCGCGGCACGTTCCGCGTGCGGGGCGACACTGTCGAGATCATCCCGATGTACGAGGAGCAGGCGCTGCGGATCGAGTTCTTCGGCGACGAGATCGAGTCGATCCACACCCTCCACCCTCTTACCGGCGAGGTGATCCGCGAGGAGACGGAGATGTATGTCTTCCCCGCGAGCCACTACGTCGCCGGACCCGAGCGGATGGCCAAGGCGATCCAGGGCATCGAGGACGAGCTCGCCGAGCGGCTGCAGCTGCTCGAGTCGCAGAACAAGCTCGTGGAAGCCCAGCGGCTGCGCATGCGCACCACCTACGACCTCGAGATGATGCAGCAGATGGGGTTCTGCAACGGCATCGAGAACTACTCCCGGCACATCGACGGCCGTGGCCCCGGCACCGCGCCGCACTGCCTCCTGGACTACTTCCCCGACGACTTCCTGCTCGTCATCGACGAGTCCCATGTGACCGTTCCGCAGATCGGAGCCATGTACGAGGGAGACATGTCGCGCAAGCGCACTCTGGTCGAGCATGGCTTCCGCCTGCCCTCCGCGATGGACAACCGTCCGCTGAAGTGGGACGAGTTCCTCGAGCGGATCGGCCAGACGATCTACCTTTCCGCCACCCCGGGCAAGTACGAGCTCGGTAAGGCGGACGGCGTGGTGCAGCAGATCATCCGGCCCACCGGCCTCGTGGACCCCGAGGTGGTGGTCAAGCCCACGAAGGGGCAGATCGACGACCTCCTCGGGGAGATCCGCGACAGGGTCGAGCGGGACGAGCGCGTGCTCGTCACGACCCTCACGAAGAGGATGGCCGAGGACCTCACGGAGTACCTGCTCGGCCACGGCGTCAAGGTCCAGTACCTCCATTCCGACGTCGACACGCTCCGGCGCGTCGAGCTCCTGCGGGAGCTGCGGCTCGGCACCTTCGACGTCCTCGTGGGCATCAACCTCCTCCGCGAGGGCCTGGACCTCCCGGAGGTCTCGCTCGTGAGCATCCTGGACGCCGACAAGGAGGGCTTCCTGCGCTCCGCGACGTCCCTCATCCAGACGATCGGCCGCGCGGCCCGCAACGTCTCCGGCCAGGTCCACATGTACGCGGACAGGATCACCGACTCCATGGCGCAGGCCATCGACGAGACGAACCGACGCCGGGAGATCCAGATGGCGTTCAACAAGGAGCGGGGCATCGATCCCCAGCCGCTGCGCAAGCGCATCGCCGACATCACCGATCAGCTCGCCCGGGAGGACCAGGACACCGAGAAGCTGATCAAGCAGTTCGACTACGGCAAGGGCAAGCGCGGGTACTCCGCCGCGAAGGCCGTCGCGACCGGGCAGGAGACCGTCCGCAAGGACGGGGTCGCGGCCGCCCCCGCCGAGGATCTGATCGGGCTCATCGAGCAGCTCACCGAGCAGATGCACGGGGCCGCCGCCGAACTCCAGTTCGAGCTCGCGGCCAGGCTCCGGGACGAGGTGGCGGACCTGAAGAAGGAACTGCGGCAGATGCAGGCCGCCGGCCATGCGTGA
- a CDS encoding MFS transporter produces MREAPLPEAGVLEPSTAQRRMQRRTVGVLASAQLLSGLGNGATLAIGSLLAVQYGGSDAWAGSVTTVLTLTAAVAALPLAGLAAAKGRRRALVVGLVLAMAGSLAVVLSTVTTSLALLLAGGALLGVGSAVNLQSRFAAVDLAGAAHRGRDLSLVVWSITVGAVAGPNLIRPGAALGRALHLPETAGPFVISVTGMALAAVILLVGLRPDPLLEARRRAGIQDAAHEPAAAGRAGAPWGAAFRGGVHAIRTSPDAVLGVLGVVAAHAVMVSVMSMTPLHLQQVTVGPMAAMGHEGHVSTDSFALIGFTISLHIAGMYALSPLMGWLSDRYGRRRVLAGGHVVLVLAVAVAAVGAPSPPAVAVGLVLLGLGWSAATIAGSALLAESVEPVHRVQAQGVSDTAMGLAGAAGGALSGVAMALIGFEGLALAAGVLSVAVLVLAVTRSMAGRRRFDPA; encoded by the coding sequence ATGCGTGAGGCACCCCTGCCTGAGGCCGGCGTGCTGGAACCCTCCACGGCGCAGCGCCGCATGCAGCGCAGGACGGTCGGCGTCCTGGCCAGCGCTCAGCTCCTGAGCGGTCTCGGAAACGGGGCCACGCTCGCGATCGGGTCGCTGCTCGCCGTCCAGTACGGCGGCTCCGACGCCTGGGCAGGCTCTGTCACCACCGTGCTCACCCTGACGGCGGCCGTCGCCGCCCTCCCGTTGGCTGGCCTGGCCGCGGCGAAGGGACGTCGGAGGGCGCTCGTCGTGGGGCTCGTCCTCGCCATGGCAGGCTCGCTCGCCGTGGTGCTCTCCACCGTCACCACGTCCCTGGCACTCCTGCTGGCCGGTGGGGCGCTGCTCGGGGTGGGGTCAGCCGTGAACCTCCAGTCGCGCTTCGCAGCGGTGGACCTCGCCGGCGCGGCCCACCGCGGCCGGGACCTCTCGCTCGTCGTGTGGTCCATCACCGTGGGCGCGGTCGCAGGCCCCAACCTCATCCGGCCGGGCGCCGCCCTCGGCAGGGCCCTCCACCTGCCCGAGACCGCCGGGCCGTTCGTCATCTCGGTCACGGGCATGGCACTGGCCGCAGTGATCCTGCTCGTCGGCCTGCGCCCCGATCCGCTGCTCGAAGCCCGCCGCCGCGCCGGGATCCAGGACGCTGCCCACGAACCCGCTGCCGCAGGGCGTGCAGGGGCCCCGTGGGGTGCGGCGTTCAGGGGCGGCGTGCATGCGATCCGCACGTCACCCGACGCCGTCCTCGGCGTCCTGGGCGTCGTGGCGGCGCACGCCGTCATGGTCTCCGTCATGTCGATGACACCGCTTCACCTCCAGCAGGTCACGGTGGGCCCGATGGCAGCCATGGGGCACGAGGGCCACGTGAGCACCGATTCGTTCGCGCTCATCGGCTTCACGATCTCGCTGCACATCGCCGGGATGTATGCGCTCTCGCCGCTCATGGGCTGGCTCTCGGACCGGTATGGGCGCCGTCGCGTGCTCGCCGGGGGCCACGTGGTGCTCGTGCTCGCTGTCGCTGTCGCGGCAGTTGGCGCGCCCAGCCCACCGGCCGTTGCCGTGGGCCTCGTGCTGCTCGGGCTCGGATGGTCGGCGGCGACGATCGCCGGCTCCGCGCTACTGGCGGAGAGCGTCGAGCCCGTGCACCGGGTCCAGGCCCAGGGTGTGAGCGACACCGCCATGGGCCTCGCCGGCGCCGCCGGCGGTGCGCTCTCCGGGGTGGCGATGGCACTCATCGGGTTCGAGGGGCTCGCCCTCGCAGCCGGTGTCCTCAGCGTCGCCGTGCTCGTACTTGCCGTGACGCGGTCCATGGCGGGGCGCCGACGCTTCGATCCGGCCTGA
- a CDS encoding HNH endonuclease signature motif containing protein, with translation MGEYRGSAHDGEWSPSADGAPWAVPTEEAGDAPLSWVEAWDPAAADAEPLSEPARRAAERLFRVDSLVGGLSVCRAMESQLHADRAKGIRRIAVLLGAESADPMERLEAPSLTAAEVAAELSLPARAARALVAECLALTEPMAAPVLAGLEDGRLDRERARTVLGAAGSVPEAAAAEFIGRAVRLASAERSPGGAAAHCAVRPSVPALRRSLRRLAEEYSADTLAVRSRAARDHRRVEIDPCDDGMCCLTAYLPLADGAMIDTRLQAIARAQAADDPRTTAQKRVDAFTGLLLAPVSGRGRASMDTAAERPGGMGEPRGGVRTEIVVTIPYGTVLPAPGPAAPGPDALGSTAAGLNLAEAPAEIQGYGLVDAETARSLAAHAATWVGAVVDPDSGVPLALGHTRYTPPAALRRYLAFRDTGCTFPGCDAPHPRTEADHIHEWSRGGSTGSDNLALLCPEHHRIKTLGHWRAEHDAAAGTTVWTSRLGRTHVTRGTPLAPPPRPPQPPPF, from the coding sequence ATGGGGGAATACCGCGGTTCGGCGCACGACGGCGAGTGGTCGCCGTCGGCGGACGGCGCGCCGTGGGCTGTCCCCACGGAGGAGGCCGGGGACGCTCCGCTGAGCTGGGTGGAGGCGTGGGACCCCGCTGCAGCCGACGCGGAGCCCCTGAGCGAGCCCGCGCGTCGGGCGGCCGAGCGGCTCTTCCGGGTCGACTCGCTCGTGGGCGGGCTCTCGGTGTGCCGGGCGATGGAGTCCCAGCTGCACGCCGACCGGGCCAAGGGCATCCGGCGGATCGCCGTGCTGCTGGGCGCCGAATCGGCGGATCCGATGGAACGGCTTGAGGCCCCTTCGCTCACCGCGGCCGAGGTCGCCGCCGAGCTGTCCCTGCCCGCACGCGCCGCCCGGGCACTGGTCGCCGAGTGCCTCGCCCTGACCGAGCCCATGGCTGCCCCTGTGCTGGCCGGGCTCGAGGATGGCCGGCTCGACCGGGAGCGGGCTCGGACAGTCCTGGGCGCGGCGGGCTCGGTGCCCGAAGCAGCGGCCGCGGAGTTCATCGGGCGGGCCGTCCGCCTCGCCTCGGCGGAGCGCTCGCCGGGCGGGGCTGCGGCCCACTGTGCGGTGCGGCCATCGGTGCCCGCGCTCCGCCGTTCCCTGCGGCGGCTCGCCGAGGAATACTCCGCCGACACCCTCGCTGTGCGGTCGCGTGCGGCACGCGACCATCGCCGTGTCGAGATCGATCCCTGCGACGACGGGATGTGCTGCCTCACCGCGTATCTTCCGCTCGCCGACGGCGCCATGATCGACACGCGGCTGCAGGCCATCGCCCGTGCACAGGCCGCCGACGACCCCCGCACCACGGCCCAGAAGCGCGTGGACGCGTTCACGGGCCTCCTCCTGGCGCCGGTGTCGGGACGCGGCAGGGCGTCCATGGATACGGCGGCGGAGAGGCCGGGGGGCATGGGCGAGCCACGTGGCGGCGTCCGCACGGAGATCGTCGTGACCATCCCGTACGGCACCGTGCTGCCCGCCCCCGGTCCCGCCGCACCCGGCCCCGACGCGCTCGGTTCCACGGCCGCTGGGCTGAATCTCGCGGAAGCCCCCGCCGAGATCCAGGGCTACGGGCTCGTCGATGCCGAGACGGCGCGGTCGCTGGCGGCCCACGCGGCCACCTGGGTGGGCGCTGTCGTCGACCCGGACTCCGGCGTCCCCTTGGCGCTCGGCCACACCCGCTACACGCCCCCAGCCGCGCTGCGCCGCTACCTCGCGTTCAGAGACACTGGCTGCACGTTCCCCGGGTGCGACGCCCCGCACCCCCGCACAGAGGCAGACCATATCCATGAGTGGTCACGCGGCGGCAGCACGGGTTCGGACAACCTCGCCCTTCTCTGCCCCGAGCACCACCGCATCAAGACGCTCGGGCACTGGAGAGCGGAGCACGACGCCGCGGCGGGCACCACGGTGTGGACCTCGCGCCTCGGCCGCACCCATGTCACGCGCGGCACGCCCCTGGCGCCACCACCCCGGCCTCCGCAACCGCCCCCGTTCTGA
- a CDS encoding alpha/beta fold hydrolase, translated as MRTVEHLFAVPLDHGRPDGELIEVFAREYVAAAHPASAVERLPWLVFLQGGPGGRGGRVTSLSGWMKAAAQDFRILMLDQRGTGLSTPADRTTLPRRGGPAAQAAYLAHFRADSIVLDCEVIRRELGSGPWTVFGQSFGGFCALSYLSLAPQGLRRAIITGGLAPLDGPAERVYRATYARVAARNAEYFGWYPDDRPRVAEVMAHLDAADERLPSGERLTPERFQLVGSLLGGNTRVDQLHYLLEDAFTLGTDGPHLSDGFLAQVHTLVTRAPNQLYAVLHEAIYAQGEATDWAAWRVLDEHPEFRPDAAEPLLLGEMVMPWYFEQDPALVPLAETARLLAETADWGPLYDPGRLAANEVPVAAAVYRDDIFVDRGLSLETAGRVRGLNIWETGDFHHDGISDDGEGIFARLLAMADPDRAPGG; from the coding sequence ATGCGCACCGTGGAGCACCTCTTCGCGGTGCCGCTCGACCACGGGCGCCCCGACGGCGAGCTCATCGAGGTGTTCGCGCGGGAGTACGTCGCCGCCGCCCACCCCGCCTCCGCCGTGGAGCGGCTGCCCTGGCTCGTCTTCCTCCAGGGCGGTCCCGGCGGCCGCGGCGGCCGGGTGACGAGCCTGAGCGGCTGGATGAAGGCCGCGGCCCAGGACTTCCGCATCCTCATGCTCGACCAGCGCGGCACCGGCCTGTCGACCCCCGCGGACCGGACCACCCTCCCCCGCCGTGGAGGCCCGGCCGCGCAGGCCGCGTACCTCGCGCACTTCAGGGCCGACTCGATCGTCCTCGACTGCGAGGTGATCCGGCGCGAGCTCGGGTCCGGGCCCTGGACCGTGTTCGGACAGAGCTTCGGCGGGTTCTGTGCCCTCAGCTATCTGTCCCTCGCCCCGCAGGGCCTCCGGCGCGCGATCATCACCGGCGGACTCGCGCCCCTCGACGGCCCGGCGGAGCGCGTCTACCGCGCCACCTACGCACGGGTCGCCGCGCGCAATGCCGAGTACTTCGGCTGGTATCCGGACGACCGGCCGCGGGTGGCCGAGGTGATGGCCCATCTGGACGCGGCGGACGAGCGCCTCCCGTCCGGGGAGCGGCTCACGCCGGAGCGCTTCCAGCTCGTCGGGAGCCTGCTGGGCGGCAACACCCGTGTGGACCAGCTGCACTACCTGCTCGAGGACGCCTTCACCCTCGGCACGGACGGTCCGCACCTCTCCGACGGGTTCCTGGCCCAGGTGCACACCCTCGTGACGCGGGCCCCGAACCAGCTCTACGCCGTGCTCCACGAGGCCATCTACGCCCAGGGCGAGGCCACCGACTGGGCCGCGTGGCGGGTCCTGGACGAGCACCCCGAGTTCCGGCCCGACGCCGCCGAGCCCCTGCTGCTCGGCGAGATGGTCATGCCGTGGTACTTCGAGCAGGACCCCGCGCTCGTGCCGCTCGCCGAGACCGCGCGCCTCCTGGCCGAGACGGCGGACTGGGGGCCGCTGTACGATCCGGGCCGCCTCGCGGCGAACGAGGTGCCGGTCGCCGCGGCCGTCTACCGCGACGACATCTTCGTGGACCGCGGCCTCTCCCTCGAGACGGCCGGCCGGGTGCGGGGGCTCAACATCTGGGAGACCGGCGACTTCCACCACGACGGGATCTCGGACGACGGCGAGGGCATCTTCGCGCGCCTCCTGGCGATGGCCGACCCGGACCGCGCGCCCGGCGGCTGA
- a CDS encoding GNAT family N-acetyltransferase: MSLSTTALLRAAEPADVPVILDLIHELAVYEKEPDAVKNTVEALTAQLFGENPAIFAHVIEEDRAGAGEVMGFALWFLNYSTWEGTHGIYLEDLYVRPAARGRGYGKALLAELARIAVERGYARVEWAVLKWNEPSIGFYRSLGAVPMEEWDTFRLTGGALAEFGASAAGSAG, from the coding sequence ATGAGCCTTTCCACCACCGCACTGCTCCGGGCCGCCGAGCCTGCCGACGTCCCCGTGATCCTCGACCTCATCCACGAGCTCGCGGTCTACGAGAAGGAGCCGGACGCGGTGAAGAACACCGTGGAGGCGCTCACGGCCCAGCTGTTCGGCGAGAACCCGGCGATCTTCGCCCATGTGATCGAGGAGGACCGCGCCGGCGCCGGCGAGGTCATGGGCTTCGCGCTGTGGTTCCTGAATTACTCGACGTGGGAGGGCACCCACGGGATCTACCTCGAGGACCTCTACGTGCGCCCCGCCGCGCGCGGCCGCGGCTACGGGAAGGCCCTGCTGGCCGAGCTCGCCCGCATCGCCGTGGAGCGCGGCTACGCACGGGTCGAGTGGGCGGTCCTGAAGTGGAATGAGCCCTCGATCGGCTTCTACCGCAGCCTCGGGGCGGTGCCGATGGAGGAATGGGACACGTTCCGCCTCACCGGCGGGGCGCTCGCGGAGTTCGGAGCCTCGGCGGCAGGGTCGGCGGGGTGA
- a CDS encoding DEAD/DEAH box helicase, whose amino-acid sequence MRLDTLIPAPSSPSDSRGSLQDEVYDAFVGWAEARGLSLYPAQDEAVLEIVSGSNVILATPTGSGKSLVAVAAHFHGLATGQRSYYTAPIKALVSEKFFALCEIFGAENVGMVTGDSSVNPDAPIICCTAEILANHALRLGDAAELGPVIMDEFHFYSDPQRGWAWQVPLLELPQAQFLLMSATLGDVSRFERELTERTGRTTTVVAHAERPIPLHYYYEEKPVHETLEELLATKQVPVYVVHFSQLEAIERAQQLMSVNMCTREEKDRIAELIAGFRFAAGFGKALNRLVRHGIGVHHAGMLPKYRRLVEQLAQAGLLKVICGTDTLGVGINVPIRTVLLTALSKFDGTRTRHLNAREFHQIAGRAGRAGYDTAGTVVVQAPEHVVENNRAMEKARAKFGDDARKLRQVVKKKPPEGFVSWGRPTFEKLVEASPEPLSSSFTVTHAMLLNLMARPGNPFTAAHRLLTENHEPRPVQLRLMRRALGILRELMAADVVERIPDAELTAEQRASGHTLRLTVDLQENFALNQPLSPFALAALDLLDPESPSYALDVVSVIEATLEKPRQILSAQLKRAKTEAVAAMKAEGMEYTERMNALDAVTYPEPLKELLEAAFETYRRHAPWVGDFELAPKSVVRDMYERAMDFGEFVQFYGLARSEGIVLRYLTDAFKALRQTVPQDALREDLEDLVAWLGELVRQVDSSLLDEWEELTSGKDLHAHDAPPPPPPALTANVRAFRVMVRNELFRRVELFADEDSDALAALDGDEGFGVAAWEDALDAYFEEHEDIGTGPDARGPQLLVIDEQPGVWHVRQIFDDPAGNRDWGFSADVDLAASDAAGSAVIRLTAVGRLGG is encoded by the coding sequence ATGCGACTCGACACCCTGATCCCCGCGCCGTCCTCCCCTTCCGACTCCCGAGGGTCCTTGCAGGACGAGGTCTACGACGCGTTCGTCGGCTGGGCCGAGGCCCGCGGACTCTCCCTCTATCCCGCCCAGGACGAGGCGGTGCTCGAGATCGTCTCCGGCTCGAACGTGATCCTGGCGACGCCGACCGGCTCGGGCAAGTCCCTCGTGGCGGTCGCGGCGCACTTCCACGGCCTCGCGACGGGCCAGCGCAGCTACTACACCGCCCCGATCAAGGCGCTCGTGTCGGAGAAGTTCTTCGCGCTGTGCGAGATCTTCGGCGCCGAGAACGTCGGCATGGTCACGGGCGACTCCTCGGTGAACCCCGACGCGCCGATCATCTGCTGCACCGCCGAGATCCTCGCCAACCATGCCCTCCGCCTCGGCGACGCCGCCGAGCTCGGGCCGGTGATCATGGACGAGTTCCACTTCTACTCCGACCCGCAGCGCGGCTGGGCGTGGCAGGTCCCGCTCCTCGAGCTCCCCCAGGCGCAGTTCCTCCTCATGAGCGCCACGCTCGGGGACGTGAGCCGGTTCGAGCGCGAGCTCACCGAGCGCACGGGGCGGACGACGACGGTGGTCGCCCACGCGGAACGGCCCATCCCGCTGCACTACTACTACGAGGAGAAGCCCGTCCACGAGACCCTCGAGGAACTGCTCGCGACGAAGCAGGTCCCCGTCTACGTGGTGCACTTCAGCCAGCTCGAGGCGATCGAGCGGGCACAGCAGCTCATGAGCGTGAACATGTGCACGCGGGAGGAGAAGGACCGGATCGCCGAGCTGATCGCCGGGTTCCGGTTCGCCGCCGGGTTCGGCAAGGCCCTCAACCGCCTCGTCCGGCACGGCATCGGGGTGCACCATGCGGGCATGCTGCCCAAGTACCGCCGCCTCGTCGAGCAGCTCGCGCAGGCGGGCCTGCTCAAGGTCATCTGCGGCACGGACACCCTCGGCGTCGGGATCAACGTGCCCATCCGCACCGTCCTGCTCACCGCCCTGAGCAAGTTCGACGGGACGCGCACCCGCCACCTCAACGCCCGGGAGTTCCACCAGATCGCCGGGCGCGCGGGGCGGGCCGGGTACGACACCGCGGGGACCGTCGTCGTGCAGGCACCCGAGCATGTCGTGGAGAACAACCGGGCCATGGAGAAGGCACGGGCCAAGTTCGGCGACGACGCGCGCAAGCTGCGGCAGGTCGTGAAGAAGAAGCCGCCCGAGGGGTTCGTGTCCTGGGGCCGGCCCACGTTCGAGAAGCTCGTCGAGGCCTCCCCCGAGCCGCTGAGCTCGAGCTTCACCGTGACGCACGCGATGCTCCTGAACCTCATGGCGCGTCCCGGCAATCCCTTCACCGCCGCACACCGGCTCCTCACCGAGAACCACGAGCCCCGGCCCGTCCAGCTGCGCCTCATGCGCCGGGCCCTCGGCATCCTGCGAGAACTCATGGCCGCCGACGTGGTCGAGCGGATTCCCGACGCCGAGCTCACCGCCGAGCAGCGCGCGAGCGGGCACACCCTGCGCCTGACCGTGGACCTGCAGGAGAACTTCGCGCTCAACCAGCCGCTCTCCCCCTTCGCGCTCGCGGCCCTGGACCTCCTGGACCCGGAGTCGCCCTCGTACGCCCTCGACGTCGTCTCCGTGATCGAGGCCACCCTCGAGAAGCCGCGGCAGATCCTCTCGGCCCAGCTCAAGCGCGCCAAGACCGAGGCGGTCGCCGCCATGAAGGCCGAGGGGATGGAGTACACCGAGCGGATGAACGCGCTCGATGCCGTCACCTACCCCGAGCCCCTCAAGGAACTGCTCGAGGCCGCCTTCGAGACGTACCGCCGGCACGCACCCTGGGTGGGCGACTTCGAGCTCGCCCCCAAGTCCGTGGTCCGGGACATGTACGAGCGGGCCATGGACTTCGGCGAGTTCGTCCAGTTCTACGGCCTCGCCCGCAGCGAGGGGATCGTGCTCCGCTACCTGACCGACGCGTTCAAGGCGCTGCGCCAGACCGTCCCGCAGGACGCCCTGCGCGAGGACCTCGAGGACCTCGTCGCGTGGCTCGGCGAGCTGGTGCGCCAGGTCGACTCCTCGCTGCTGGACGAGTGGGAGGAACTCACGAGCGGGAAGGACCTGCACGCCCACGACGCGCCACCCCCTCCCCCGCCGGCGCTCACCGCCAACGTGCGGGCCTTCCGGGTCATGGTCCGCAACGAGCTGTTCCGCCGGGTCGAGCTCTTCGCGGACGAGGACTCCGACGCGCTCGCCGCGCTGGACGGCGACGAAGGGTTCGGGGTCGCCGCGTGGGAGGACGCGCTCGATGCCTACTTCGAGGAGCACGAGGACATCGGCACCGGCCCCGACGCGCGCGGGCCGCAGCTGCTCGTCATCGACGAGCAGCCGGGCGTGTGGCACGTGCGGCAGATCTTCGACGACCCTGCCGGGAACCGCGACTGGGGGTTCTCCGCCGACGTCGACCTCGCCGCGAGCGATGCCGCGGGCAGCGCCGTGATCCGTCTGACCGCGGTGGGCAGGCTCGGGGGCTAA
- a CDS encoding trans-aconitate 2-methyltransferase: protein MSSPTWDPALYTAFGDHRSRPFYDLTGRIAAEAPRRVVDLGCGPGELTATLAERWPGALVEGLDSSEEMLDAARSRFAGRDRLSFRHGDILHWEPEDDVDVVVSNAALQWVPGHQGLMGRWLEQLAPGAWLAVQVPGNFSAPSHALMRELAESSQWDHRLRGVLRHTDPVSEPRAYLELLLDAGWDADVWETTYCQVLTGEDAVLTWVRGTGLRPVLDALSPAEAAQFEEQYNQLLYDAYPSAERDGVLTTVYPFRRIFCVGRKPERA, encoded by the coding sequence ATGAGTTCGCCCACGTGGGACCCGGCCCTCTACACCGCGTTCGGGGACCATCGGTCGCGGCCGTTCTACGACCTCACCGGACGCATCGCCGCCGAGGCGCCCCGCCGCGTCGTCGACCTCGGCTGCGGCCCGGGGGAGCTCACCGCCACGCTGGCCGAGCGCTGGCCGGGCGCCCTCGTGGAGGGGCTGGACAGCTCGGAGGAGATGCTCGACGCCGCCCGCTCGCGGTTCGCCGGTCGCGACCGGCTCTCGTTCCGGCACGGTGACATCCTCCATTGGGAGCCGGAGGACGACGTCGACGTGGTCGTCTCGAACGCTGCCCTCCAGTGGGTGCCCGGGCACCAGGGCCTCATGGGCCGCTGGCTCGAGCAGCTCGCCCCCGGGGCGTGGCTGGCGGTCCAGGTGCCGGGCAACTTCTCGGCCCCCTCCCATGCCCTCATGCGCGAGCTCGCCGAGTCCTCCCAGTGGGACCACCGGCTGCGCGGCGTCCTCCGCCACACCGACCCCGTGTCCGAGCCGCGCGCCTACCTCGAGCTCCTGCTCGACGCCGGCTGGGACGCCGATGTCTGGGAGACCACGTACTGCCAGGTCCTCACCGGGGAGGACGCCGTCCTCACCTGGGTGCGCGGAACGGGTCTGCGCCCCGTGCTCGACGCCCTCTCTCCCGCTGAGGCCGCCCAGTTCGAGGAGCAGTACAACCAGCTCCTCTACGACGCATACCCGTCCGCCGAACGGGACGGAGTCCTCACGACCGTCTACCCCTTCCGCCGGATCTTCTGCGTGGGGCGCAAGCCGGAGCGGGCCTAG